Proteins encoded by one window of Metamycoplasma subdolum:
- a CDS encoding ABC transporter ATP-binding protein, which yields MENKNNKNNNVASNETSNISLNSQSTVISTKELKNVSLAQKNREKINSILKRWEVSPLEGDKILEVRNLHVSFPVGRKKTIHIVRGLDLDIHRGQIVGLVGESGSGKSVTSKTLINVNENGIITADKIQLGNLELTKIKREGHWQHIRGSKIGYIPQDPLTSLNPTRTVGKQLLDALNNNPDWKDRSFTDKKDYLINLLKTFGLRDAEKIFLSYPHTLSGGMKQRIVITMVVALKPDLIIADEPTTALDPTVQASVLALFEKIRQEMKVSIILISHNISVIVKFCDYIYVMYAGKIVERGTKKEIFTEPAHPYTWALISAIPENKDEKLYNIKGTPPDMSNLSLGDPFAPRNDYALEIDFLKEPPLIPITETHAAATWLLHPEAPKVTLSKELIKRLNAFKKVFKDDTK from the coding sequence ATGGAAAATAAAAATAATAAAAATAACAATGTAGCCTCAAACGAAACTTCAAACATTTCATTAAATAGTCAAAGCACAGTGATTAGTACTAAAGAACTTAAAAACGTTTCTTTAGCTCAAAAAAACCGTGAAAAAATTAATTCTATCTTAAAAAGATGAGAAGTTAGTCCTTTAGAAGGCGACAAAATTTTAGAAGTTAGAAATTTACACGTATCTTTTCCAGTTGGACGTAAAAAAACAATTCACATCGTACGTGGATTAGATTTAGACATCCATCGTGGACAAATTGTTGGTCTTGTTGGCGAATCAGGTTCAGGAAAATCTGTAACTTCAAAAACACTTATCAATGTTAATGAAAATGGTATTATTACCGCTGATAAAATCCAACTTGGAAATTTAGAACTTACAAAAATCAAAAGAGAAGGTCACTGGCAACATATTCGCGGTTCAAAAATTGGTTATATTCCTCAAGATCCTCTTACTAGTTTAAATCCTACAAGAACAGTCGGAAAACAACTACTTGATGCCTTAAATAACAATCCTGACTGAAAAGATAGATCTTTCACTGATAAAAAAGATTATTTAATCAATTTACTTAAAACTTTTGGTTTAAGAGATGCTGAAAAAATTTTTCTTTCATATCCTCACACTCTTTCAGGAGGTATGAAACAAAGAATTGTTATTACGATGGTAGTTGCTCTAAAACCTGACTTAATTATTGCTGATGAACCAACAACTGCCCTTGACCCAACTGTTCAAGCATCAGTTCTTGCTTTATTTGAAAAAATTAGACAAGAAATGAAAGTTTCAATCATCTTAATTAGTCACAACATTTCTGTTATCGTTAAATTCTGTGATTACATTTACGTAATGTATGCTGGAAAAATTGTTGAAAGAGGAACTAAAAAAGAAATTTTCACAGAACCAGCCCATCCATATACTTGAGCTTTAATTTCAGCAATACCAGAAAATAAAGATGAAAAACTTTACAACATTAAAGGTACACCACCTGATATGTCAAACCTTTCATTAGGTGATCCATTTGCTCCTAGAAATGACTATGCTTTGGAAATTGACTTTCTAAAAGAACCTCCTCTAATTCCAATTACCGAAACTCATGCTGCAGCAACTTGACTTTTGCATCCAGAAGCCCCAAAAGTAACTTTATCTAAAGAATTAATTAAACGTTTAAACGCATTTAAGAAGGTATTTAAAGATGACACAAAATAA
- a CDS encoding ABC transporter permease: MAQSVKEFNEQYKISKDLATKFSFIKEGSKQNVSSIAGKPKKLVQEIFKRFFTNPVVVIATVVFITILLMSIIIPLPGIRNYTPNRRVSDVIFVEYLPPLSRPLKTVAVSVDDEIYKHIENLRKSPFHDYYAFFLNTVSESGAGVFFNLTYDGYKLYSATILNSKLVALQASGQTITQDVVNDILNNQIVPLKTILGTNQIGADIWTTTWYATWRAVKIALIVVAAQTFIGVAIGAYLGFHAGKLLDTICMRIIEIFQAPPYLIWLLMFVSFFGTNDGALIASLIIIGWPWPVYTTRLFVITVKNEEYITVAKSIGASTSRQVFVHALPAILGKISTAFVRSVPGVIVSVASLAFLGFFKETKDTNLGQLLFEAIEQSGTNVWILLLPALILLFISLSLQFIALGVHDALDPKVLSKGKRK; this comes from the coding sequence ATGGCACAGAGTGTTAAAGAATTCAATGAGCAATATAAAATAAGTAAAGATCTTGCCACAAAATTTAGTTTCATTAAAGAAGGCAGCAAGCAAAACGTTTCTTCTATTGCTGGTAAACCAAAAAAATTAGTTCAAGAAATTTTTAAACGTTTCTTTACTAACCCAGTTGTTGTTATAGCAACAGTAGTCTTTATAACAATCTTATTAATGTCAATAATTATTCCATTACCTGGCATTAGAAATTACACCCCTAATCGAAGAGTTAGTGATGTAATTTTCGTTGAATATCTTCCACCATTATCAAGGCCTTTAAAAACAGTCGCCGTCTCCGTGGATGATGAAATTTACAAACATATTGAAAATTTAAGAAAAAGTCCATTTCATGATTACTATGCCTTTTTCTTAAATACTGTTTCTGAAAGTGGAGCAGGAGTATTCTTTAACTTAACTTATGATGGCTACAAGCTATACTCAGCAACCATTTTAAACTCAAAACTTGTCGCTTTACAAGCTTCAGGTCAAACAATTACTCAAGATGTTGTAAATGACATTTTAAATAACCAAATTGTTCCTTTAAAAACAATTTTAGGAACAAACCAAATTGGTGCAGATATTTGAACAACTACTTGGTATGCAACTTGAAGAGCCGTTAAAATTGCTCTAATTGTTGTTGCAGCCCAAACATTTATCGGTGTTGCAATTGGTGCTTATTTAGGTTTCCATGCCGGAAAATTGCTTGACACAATTTGCATGAGAATAATCGAAATTTTCCAAGCACCTCCATACTTAATTTGACTTTTAATGTTCGTTTCATTCTTTGGAACAAATGACGGTGCTTTAATAGCCTCACTTATTATCATTGGATGACCTTGACCAGTTTATACAACTAGACTTTTTGTAATCACTGTTAAAAACGAAGAATACATTACTGTTGCTAAATCAATTGGTGCATCTACTTCACGTCAAGTATTTGTACATGCTTTACCCGCAATTTTAGGTAAAATTTCAACTGCATTTGTTAGAAGTGTTCCTGGTGTTATAGTTTCTGTTGCATCACTTGCTTTCCTTGGATTTTTCAAAGAAACAAAGGATACAAACCTTGGCCAATTACTATTTGAAGCTATTGAACAATCTGGAACAAACGTTTGAATCTTATTATTGCCTGCATTAATCCTATTATTTATCTCTCTTTCATTGCAATTTATTGCACTAGGAGTACATGATGCATTAGATCCAAAAGTACTTTCTAAAGGAAAGAGGAAATAA
- a CDS encoding ABC transporter permease, protein MTRYILQRLGFAALTLLIISMLSYVLTASFGPNAYEILADEQWAKPGIKPAGSYEDFVKILEIKHGLRYGEISLDETKVIVDNGPIPAIVRYFRYIGNFLKGDYGFVINPKNNPDPVNYDTMPKLFFVPLKYSLMVTFPAFVLSSITGVTLGIFAGYKRGKLFDSAINVFVMIFIALPSFIIAPIAISISTKLGILPVVPEMDGSQPFGVVFAALLPPILVITISSLASYTIYARNQVITVLTSNYILIAKTKGLSHIQIFFKYVFRNISIPIFAIVFPSFIGLLSGGIIIERFWNIKGTSQVIAFSFPNGEINIVMFSIQFFTFVSLLVELFVDVMYVVLDPRIKYGKTNKRNYIWFIKAFFIRRKLAKERFAKMANENQKNEQILNGVK, encoded by the coding sequence ATGACACGATACATATTACAAAGATTAGGCTTTGCAGCACTAACCCTACTTATTATCAGTATGCTTTCTTACGTTTTGACCGCAAGTTTTGGACCAAACGCATATGAAATTCTTGCTGATGAACAATGGGCTAAACCTGGAATTAAACCCGCAGGTTCTTATGAAGATTTTGTTAAAATTCTTGAAATAAAACATGGACTTCGTTATGGTGAAATCTCTCTAGATGAAACCAAAGTCATAGTTGATAACGGACCTATTCCTGCTATTGTTAGATATTTTAGATACATTGGTAATTTTCTAAAAGGCGATTATGGATTTGTTATTAATCCAAAAAATAACCCTGACCCAGTTAATTACGATACAATGCCAAAACTTTTCTTTGTACCACTTAAATATTCATTAATGGTAACTTTCCCAGCCTTTGTGCTTTCATCAATTACCGGTGTTACACTTGGAATTTTTGCCGGATATAAAAGAGGTAAACTATTTGACTCAGCGATCAATGTCTTCGTTATGATATTCATCGCTTTACCTTCATTTATAATCGCTCCGATTGCAATTTCAATTTCAACCAAGCTTGGGATCTTGCCAGTTGTTCCAGAAATGGACGGCTCACAACCTTTTGGGGTTGTGTTTGCTGCATTATTACCCCCTATTTTAGTTATCACAATCAGCTCACTCGCATCTTATACAATTTACGCTAGAAATCAAGTTATTACTGTTTTAACATCAAACTATATTTTGATTGCCAAAACAAAAGGTTTAAGTCATATACAAATCTTTTTCAAATATGTTTTTAGAAACATTTCAATTCCTATCTTTGCTATAGTCTTCCCTTCTTTCATCGGACTTTTATCAGGTGGAATTATCATTGAACGTTTCTGAAATATTAAAGGTACATCACAAGTTATTGCTTTCTCATTCCCAAATGGTGAAATTAACATTGTAATGTTTTCAATTCAATTCTTTACTTTTGTTTCACTATTAGTAGAATTATTTGTTGATGTTATGTACGTTGTACTTGATCCACGTATTAAATATGGTAAAACTAACAAAAGAAATTACATTTGATTTATCAAGGCTTTCTTTATTAGAAGAAAACTTGCTAAAGAACGTTTTGCAAAAATGGCAAATGAAAATCAGAAGAATGAACAAATTTTAAATGGAGTTAAATAA